ATCACCAGAAGATTCCACCAGCAGATTAGAAATCAACACtgtcatatttaaaaatcaatatcaagaTAGAATCAGTTGAATATTTCAAACCAAGAAACAGATGAATACATCAAATACAGATTGTTTATACATACCTGCCAACTTTTTCACTTGAGGAATATCAATGCTGTTGCTTTCCTTTTGAAAACAATCATATACtgtgattcttttcttcttcaaatgaatTTCCATCCCAATCCAGACATTGCTTTTTTTTCCAAGAGTAATCCCATACACAACATCAACATCTTCTCCCCATGTCTTCTCTGGATATACCTTCCCTCTCACagtatctttaaataaatcgttgaaaatctttttacctttgaccttttctttcttgtaaGCCAAATCATCAGAGAGCAAGCAATGCAAGAACTCCATAGGTAGGAAGCACGCCTTTGGAATCTTGTAGTTGTGGAACCAAGCAGCATTCTCATTTCTTCTGCAATTTAGCATTGCAAAGGCTCCATCAatgtgctgcaaaaaaaaaggcaaacatTATCTAATTTGTTACTATATAATTTCCTGAAACTAAACAAATCcttcctgaatttttttttaaaaaaaagctcAAGGCAAGAACATATGTAAACAAATTACCTCTTTCTTAAGGTCCTTTTTTGCATTTTCCATGCTTTGAAAGAAAGATTTCCTTATCTTATTATCATTGATTGATAGGGACCTGCAGTCGATTAAAGATTCAAAGGAATTACCAAACCtcttatacataaatataagaatatatagacAAGGACAGAAACATGCTTACGTTTCATGCATGCCGGGCTTTAATGTCATCCAATTTTGAAGCCTTGAAAGCTTATGTTCCGCAGGAGTTGAAAACGGATCAACTGCAGGTATAATCTCAGGTATTACAGTTAAAGCCGGATTTCTGTCAGACTTGAATGGAGTTTTTGTGTCTCTAGATCGTTTAGGCACCCTCTCGCTCcttcttaggaaaacattatcCATTCCTGAATTTTGTGATGAGGCAGCAGCTTTCCTTTTCTTATCAGGCTTCACCTTTAATCAAACAATAGACACCaagcaaaatattatcaaatttgttGCAATCGGAATTTCTGGAAACCATTCCTGAAACTAAAATGTATGTATATCAAACAATTCACGTGAAGTATAATTCTAGTTATGATTTACCTTATCTGCCATCTTCCAGACTCCATCTTTCCATTCTCTATGAATTCGCAAATCTGAATGTTTGAATAGAATAGTTTCCATAGAAGTATAGAGACACACCGAGTATGTGTTATCACCAAGTACCATGCTAATTTGTCCGCTGCTCCAGCCATTGTTGTAGAAGGCTTCTACCTTATCCATCATCTCAAAGGATTTTTGGTCACTAGTTGGTGTTGCAGGACGTATTTTGTCAGCCGTGATAGTATCCTGAAGTTTCTGAAGTCTATGTTGGTCTGTGAAGAGTGTCGTGTACTCAACTGTCAGCTCCTCTAGTCCTTCACACAGTTTAAGATCAACAACCTTTCCTGGATACCATATTTCGTCATCAGTAGACAAAATTTCAACCTCTGCGCCTATTTGAAAGTGAGCTAGAAGCCTGCTTACTTCAACCTATTAAAAATGAAGATTCAGTAACATCAGCGGTTTTaaattgttagaataataattaaagatcAAATATACTCGATGCATACCtcgtttttttctgaaaaatctaTAGCACTTGTCTGAAGATGCTCTGTTTGCTGAGTAATAGGCGGCATCTTCGAAACATATGTGGAAACTAGCTCAGTAGTAGGTTCTGTAGTATCCTTGAGATTTTCTTCTGCTTGATTCTGCTCTGATGGTGTCTCATCGGATTGATCTCCCTCACTTGTCTGAAGGTGCTGTGTTTGCGGAGTAAGAGGCTGTGTCTTCGAAACATCTGTGGAAACTAGCTCAGTAGTAGGTTCTGTAGTATCCTTGAGATATTCTTCCGCTTGATTCTTTCTGCTTGATTGTGAATGCTCTCCTTCACTTGTAGAAAAATATTGGGTCGCAGTTTCTGTCTCACTCTATAAGACAAAAGTAAATGGTAAGAGTTAGttgaatagaaaaatattacctaaacattttaaatatttcttcttaccaaagcattcttattttcttcaataACTAGTGCAATTAGTGAAGACAATGGAGAGGAAGGTCTGTAATGCACAGCATGTGTATCCTCCTGTAATAACAGTAAAATAAAAGAGGTAGTTATGAAGAAgtttctacaatttaaaattcaagttgTACTTATGAAAGACATTTCTATGCTTACCTTTTTATTGTTTGCTGAAATGATCTCAGTCAATGGCTGTGTAGCCTCATACGTTTCCTCTGTTACCGtctgcaaaaaaaacaaaaaaaagtcaggTAGGGGATCAAAAACACGTACAAAAGCTTTCAAACATTACTTGAAATCTCCaagattttttgaacatttaccTGCTGTTTCTGAATTGGAGTAAAAACTTGAGCCTCAATACTCTTTGGAGatattggagaagaaggtgtctCATTCATTTCCAGTGTTTCTTTTTGCAAAACTTGAGTCTGAGCAGCAGGTGACTCAATCACAATCTGCAAAAAATATCAGGAAAggccatcatgaatacattcaatTATAATTCTAGAGTAAATATTACCTCATCATCTGGTTTTCCTTCtccttgattagttttgggtgGCGTTTCATCAGTAGAGGTTTGTGTTTCCCTCTGCCAAAAATTAGAAAGgtctatatatgtaaatcacccaaaactaattgtaaactccaactgtcattgagcatatacctcttttGTCAGATTAGGAGTAAAAACTTGAGTATCAAGGGCAGGCGTGTCATCCGATGGCTCTCTCTCAATCTGTAAAAATTATCACGAAGTCAATCCAGAGTACGTTCTAAAGCTTTCAAACATTAACTTAAAA
The nucleotide sequence above comes from Brassica napus cultivar Da-Ae chromosome A9, Da-Ae, whole genome shotgun sequence. Encoded proteins:
- the LOC125578554 gene encoding uncharacterized protein LOC125578554 isoform X2: MGDSVPLKLALPELKYPIGSQPKEKSAINQYSGSDYISIVKSILKPDEMIRVRGSFLGPVMKLSERGLKLSAKIVYAILTRSIVSVKENEGWFHFGAQPMRFSIREFHMMTGLKCSGALEGPRRETERFNWELLKGRSHKLSDVVDQLRNTREDASEERICLAMLILVESILLRKSKGGSFPLEYAKNAQDMTYPWGKEAYIVLLKSIQNAVANHLENKSKFELQGYPLVFLLWILESIPLLRNKFSKCVPTVEVPGPTYLCEKYTEIENPSLDRVLQVEADTKLKVHCILPSIPHDPEDDISIEDKYSDELETVKDVTKKGYKITADDWENRCVDTFDTLDALIQMMANKETGQASTPIDEDSVNEKVNRIITVMEENLKSMKDRMSLLEEENIHLRARVSELEGNSNVFPTNVTQKRSSGTPLSPMSHTQPSSETPLSPMSQQPNLTHEETMIESAASPKSQQNEDYTQSSSETPLSPMSQQPNLTNEDTMNESDDETPALDTQVFSPNLTKERETQTSTDETPPKTNQGEGKPDDEIVIESPAAQTQVLQKETLEMNETPSSPISPKSIEAQVFTPIQKQQTVTEETYEATQPLTEIISANNKKEDTHAVHYRPSSPLSSLIALVIEENKNALSETETATQYFSTSEGEHSQSSRKNQAEEYLKDTTEPTTELVSTDVSKTQPLTPQTQHLQTSEGDQSDETPSEQNQAEENLKDTTEPTTELVSTYVSKMPPITQQTEHLQTSAIDFSEKNEVEVSRLLAHFQIGAEVEILSTDDEIWYPGKVVDLKLCEGLEELTVEYTTLFTDQHRLQKLQDTITADKIRPATPTSDQKSFEMMDKVEAFYNNGWSSGQISMVLGDNTYSVCLYTSMETILFKHSDLRIHREWKDGVWKMADKVKPDKKRKAAASSQNSGMDNVFLRRSERVPKRSRDTKTPFKSDRNPALTVIPEIIPAVDPFSTPAEHKLSRLQNWMTLKPGMHETSLSINDNKIRKSFFQSMENAKKDLKKEHIDGAFAMLNCRRNENAAWFHNYKIPKACFLPMEFLHCLLSDDLAYKKEKVKGKKIFNDLFKDTVRGKVYPEKTWGEDVDVVYGITLGKKSNVWIGMEIHLKKKRITVYDCFQKESNSIDIPQVKKLAVLISNLLVESSGDEVDKVKMIPFEIEQAQGLPKTKHPFNCGIFLVKILECQSLKIGDMTKINDDNALELRRTLSCEIFNQFVDESFGK